Proteins found in one Luteimonas chenhongjianii genomic segment:
- a CDS encoding D-hexose-6-phosphate mutarotase, with translation MHVAPATSSVETRFAVPRDFAAQVANAAQAGAVDADELSDFDVPGVRAGLFAGYPAVLIETPHAQAAIALHGGHLLSYVPSGQQDVLWMSPRQAQLPAAIRGGVPVIWPYFGRQGQAGDVPSHGFARTVQWRVTSVVRDEDGTVSLTLAPPQHADLGLALRMHVRIGPALEQTLETTNTGETAIAFTQALHSYFRVSDVAAVRVEGLDGLEFLDKNDDYARHTQTGDWVLDDARDPGRSDYIYAEAGGRYRLDDPGLGRRIELTTMGSRSVVVWNPGEAAAERSQDMDQGAWRGFLCIEAANAGPDVVRLAPGESHALTQRVRVLARDGGLAAR, from the coding sequence ATGCACGTCGCGCCCGCCACATCGTCCGTCGAAACGCGTTTTGCCGTGCCCCGTGATTTCGCTGCGCAGGTCGCCAACGCGGCCCAGGCCGGGGCGGTCGACGCGGACGAGCTGTCGGATTTCGATGTGCCGGGCGTGCGGGCCGGACTGTTCGCAGGCTACCCGGCCGTGCTGATCGAGACGCCGCATGCACAGGCCGCGATCGCGCTGCACGGTGGGCACCTGCTGTCCTACGTGCCGAGCGGACAGCAGGACGTGTTGTGGATGTCGCCCCGCCAAGCGCAGTTGCCTGCGGCGATCCGTGGCGGGGTGCCGGTCATCTGGCCGTATTTCGGTCGCCAGGGGCAGGCCGGCGACGTGCCGTCGCACGGGTTCGCCCGCACGGTGCAGTGGCGCGTGACGTCTGTCGTTCGCGACGAGGACGGAACGGTGTCGCTGACCCTGGCGCCGCCGCAGCACGCCGATCTCGGCCTGGCACTGCGCATGCACGTCAGGATCGGCCCTGCGCTGGAGCAGACGCTCGAGACAACCAACACCGGCGAGACCGCCATTGCGTTCACCCAGGCGCTGCACAGCTATTTCCGCGTGTCCGATGTCGCCGCGGTGCGGGTCGAGGGTCTGGACGGGCTGGAATTCCTCGACAAGAACGACGACTACGCGCGCCACACCCAGACCGGCGACTGGGTGCTCGACGATGCCCGCGACCCGGGCCGCAGCGATTACATCTACGCCGAGGCAGGGGGTCGCTACCGGCTGGACGACCCGGGCCTGGGCCGACGCATCGAACTCACCACGATGGGCAGTCGCTCGGTGGTCGTCTGGAATCCCGGCGAGGCTGCCGCCGAACGCAGCCAGGACATGGACCAGGGCGCATGGCGCGGCTTCCTCTGCATCGAGGCGGCCAATGCCGGCCCGGATGTGGTGCGGCTGGCGCCGGGTGAAAGTCACGCGCTGACCCAGCGCGTGCGGGTGCTCGCCCGGGACGGAGGCCTTGCCGCAAGGTAA
- a CDS encoding LysR family transcriptional regulator — MQLPDLEAWAIFARVAELGSFAAAAEALGITQPTVSKAIARLERRMGTPLLHRTSRRMSLTAAGEAAVERATRLLAEGEAVEAAITAQAVSPRGHVRMAAPMSFGVAHLAPLLPTFMSRFPDVTLELALSDETVDLVGGGFDLAVRIGNLDDSSLIARRLCGVRILLVGAPAYFERMGRPKHPRELATHRGLTYAYAKPGAAWRFHHPRQGDYSVGVPSVLRANNAEALTPALLAGMGLALQPEFLVWRELRRGALEVALPGWQPPEIAVHVVMPPGRGRPARVQALIDHLARRLAQAPWAAEA; from the coding sequence ATGCAGCTACCGGACCTGGAAGCCTGGGCGATCTTCGCCCGGGTCGCCGAACTCGGTTCCTTCGCCGCCGCGGCCGAGGCGCTGGGCATCACCCAGCCGACGGTGTCGAAGGCCATCGCCAGGCTGGAGCGCCGCATGGGCACGCCGCTGCTGCATCGCACGTCCCGCCGCATGTCGCTGACTGCAGCGGGCGAGGCCGCAGTCGAACGTGCGACCCGGCTGCTGGCGGAGGGCGAGGCGGTGGAAGCCGCGATCACCGCGCAGGCGGTGAGTCCACGCGGGCATGTACGCATGGCCGCGCCGATGTCCTTCGGCGTGGCGCATCTGGCGCCGCTGCTGCCGACCTTCATGAGCAGATTCCCCGATGTGACCCTGGAACTGGCGCTCAGCGACGAGACCGTCGACCTCGTCGGCGGCGGTTTCGATCTCGCGGTGCGTATCGGCAATCTCGATGATTCCAGCCTCATTGCCCGGCGGCTGTGCGGCGTGCGCATCCTGCTGGTCGGCGCACCTGCGTATTTCGAGCGCATGGGCAGGCCGAAGCATCCGCGCGAGCTGGCCACGCACCGCGGCCTGACCTATGCCTACGCGAAACCGGGCGCGGCCTGGCGTTTCCATCATCCGCGGCAGGGCGACTACTCGGTCGGGGTGCCCTCGGTACTGCGCGCAAACAATGCCGAAGCGTTGACCCCGGCGCTGCTCGCGGGCATGGGGTTGGCGTTGCAACCCGAGTTCCTGGTCTGGCGGGAACTGCGTCGCGGCGCACTGGAAGTCGCGCTTCCGGGCTGGCAGCCGCCGGAGATCGCCGTGCATGTCGTCATGCCGCCGGGGCGCGGGCGCCCGGCGCGGGTCCAGGCACTGATCGACCATCTCGCCCGCCGCCTGGCGCAGGCGCCCTGGGCGGCCGAAGCCTGA
- a CDS encoding pirin family protein yields MIERRPFDSLGAANHGWLDAHHHFSFASYHDAERMGWGALRVWNDDLIAPRTGFPPHPHSDMEIITYVREGAISHKDNLGNAGRTGAGDVQVMSAGTGIQHAEYNMEGEQTRIFQIWIIPDARGGAPTWGTKPFPKDARSGDFVALASGFEQDDDALPIRAAARVLGATLKAGDTAEYRFGTGRLGYLVPSSGAVEINGTRIDARDGAAIRDEAVIRVTALEDAELVLVDTAP; encoded by the coding sequence ATGATCGAACGCCGTCCTTTCGACAGCCTCGGCGCCGCCAACCACGGCTGGCTCGACGCCCACCATCATTTTTCGTTCGCCAGCTATCACGATGCAGAGCGCATGGGCTGGGGTGCGCTGCGGGTCTGGAACGACGATCTGATCGCGCCACGCACCGGCTTTCCGCCGCACCCGCATTCCGACATGGAGATCATCACCTATGTGCGCGAGGGGGCGATCAGCCACAAGGACAACCTCGGCAACGCCGGCCGGACCGGCGCCGGCGATGTCCAGGTGATGAGTGCGGGCACTGGCATCCAGCACGCCGAATACAACATGGAAGGCGAGCAGACGCGCATCTTCCAGATCTGGATCATTCCCGATGCGCGCGGTGGCGCGCCGACCTGGGGCACCAAGCCGTTTCCCAAGGACGCGCGCAGTGGTGATTTCGTCGCGCTGGCCAGCGGCTTCGAACAGGACGACGATGCGCTGCCGATCCGCGCCGCGGCGCGCGTGCTCGGGGCGACACTCAAGGCGGGCGACACCGCCGAGTACCGCTTCGGGACAGGTCGCCTGGGTTACCTGGTGCCGTCGTCGGGCGCAGTCGAGATCAACGGCACGCGCATCGATGCCCGCGACGGCGCCGCGATCCGGGATGAAGCGGTGATCCGGGTGACCGCGCTGGAAGACGCCGAGCTGGTGCTGGTCGACACCGCGCCTTGA
- a CDS encoding glycoside hydrolase family 16 protein, translating to MIRIALPLVACVGLAALATPAAAQAQTPVWEENFEGTSIDGNTWTYDVGTGCQIGICGWGNSELQYYTSRPENARIENGNLVIEARRENFEGSPFTSARLKTEGRVHFKYGTLEARIKTPEAGNGVWPAYWLLGAVGVWPDRGEIDIMEIGNVDGIAAGMANRLVGGAVHWNYGGGHASHADYADFPSDLHDDYRTYRMTWDPQFIRVSVDGLQYFEMAISDIEGASLHEFHAPHVLLLNLAVGGSYTGIFDPNGITAPLPGRMLVDWIRLYQDHPDSELHIGGNNATPPGRFGIYSEQSGLAGALDFGSNADLFVWNNLSPIAGAPFEGNEAMAFRASAGQWFGLGILTDYRNMSAYAGGALKFHMRTTTPATFKIGINTSFGDSWVDFTANGPNYGLVRDGQWHEVTIPFSAFYDLDLHAVKQMFMVVADPPAQDVEFFIDNVYYQSP from the coding sequence ATGATTCGCATCGCCCTTCCTCTCGTCGCCTGTGTCGGCCTGGCAGCACTCGCGACACCCGCTGCAGCGCAGGCGCAGACGCCGGTCTGGGAAGAAAACTTCGAAGGCACGTCGATCGACGGCAACACGTGGACCTACGATGTCGGCACCGGCTGTCAGATCGGCATCTGTGGCTGGGGCAACAGCGAGCTGCAGTACTACACCAGCCGCCCGGAGAACGCGCGGATCGAGAACGGCAATCTCGTGATCGAGGCACGTCGGGAGAATTTCGAAGGCAGCCCCTTCACTTCGGCGCGCCTGAAGACCGAAGGTCGGGTGCATTTCAAGTACGGCACGCTGGAAGCACGCATCAAGACGCCCGAGGCCGGCAACGGCGTCTGGCCGGCCTACTGGCTGCTTGGCGCGGTCGGTGTCTGGCCCGATCGCGGCGAGATCGACATCATGGAAATCGGCAACGTCGACGGTATCGCTGCGGGCATGGCGAACCGCCTGGTCGGCGGCGCCGTGCATTGGAACTACGGCGGCGGCCACGCTAGTCATGCCGACTACGCGGATTTCCCGAGCGATCTGCACGACGACTACCGCACTTACCGGATGACCTGGGACCCGCAGTTCATCCGGGTCAGCGTCGATGGCCTCCAGTACTTCGAGATGGCGATCTCGGACATCGAAGGCGCCTCGCTGCACGAATTCCATGCGCCGCACGTCCTGCTGCTCAACCTTGCGGTCGGTGGCAGCTACACCGGCATCTTCGACCCCAATGGCATCACCGCGCCGCTGCCGGGCAGGATGCTCGTCGACTGGATCCGTCTGTATCAGGACCATCCGGACAGCGAACTGCACATCGGCGGCAACAACGCGACGCCGCCGGGGCGCTTTGGCATCTATTCCGAGCAGAGCGGGCTGGCAGGTGCGCTGGATTTCGGCAGCAATGCGGACCTGTTCGTCTGGAACAATCTCAGCCCGATCGCGGGCGCGCCGTTCGAAGGCAACGAGGCGATGGCGTTCCGGGCGAGCGCCGGACAGTGGTTCGGGCTGGGCATCCTCACCGACTACCGCAACATGAGCGCGTATGCCGGCGGCGCCTTGAAGTTCCACATGCGCACGACGACACCTGCCACGTTCAAGATCGGTATCAACACCTCGTTCGGCGACAGTTGGGTCGACTTCACCGCCAACGGCCCGAATTACGGCCTGGTGCGGGACGGCCAGTGGCACGAGGTCACGATCCCCTTCAGTGCGTTCTACGACCTCGACCTGCACGCGGTAAAACAGATGTTCATGGTGGTCGCCGATCCGCCGGCGCAGGACGTCGAGTTCTTCATCGACAACGTCTACTACCAGAGCCCCTGA